GTGTAATTCGTTTTGTAACCTAGTGAGCGATTGCTGTATGGTTTGTGCTGTGTTTGGATAGTAGTGATCCATGATATGGGGTGTGGCAATAAAATTGGTGATCCCTAGCTCTGAAAAAGAATGCAGTAATTGAAGGCTCTCTTCTACGGTCTTTGCACCGTCATCAATACCGGGTAAGATATGATTATGAATGTCAACAAATCCTCCTAAATAATCTACTAAAAACTTCTTCTTTCTAAATATGTGAAACATGAACTACTGTTTAAAAAACAAAAGTACTTTATATAAGTATAGGGATGGAAACAGCAGTACTAAGTTTTAATTTTTTTTTATGATTTTATTGCTATATTTTCTCTGTACTAGCGCTATTTTTGCTCAAAAAAAGTGATACTAGATTACATCATAGCTATGTTATGGAGCCTATCTCCTTTTGGTGAGGCTAAAGTGGGCATTCCCTTTGGAATGTTAAAGGGACTCAATATCTATTTGGTTTTTTTACTCTGCTTTGGAGCCAATGTATTGGTTTTTCCGATGATGTTATTTTTTCTAGATAAAATTAACCATTATTTTCTACGCTGGCGCTTCTACAAAAAATCTGCCATCTACGTAGCTCGAAAAGCAAAAGTAGGTTCAGGCGATAAGATTAAAAAATACGGATTTTGGGGACTTATGTTATTTGTGATGGTTCCATTACCGGGAACAGGCGTTTATGCAGGTAGTATTGCTACCTATCTGTTTAAAATAGAGAAAAAAAGTGCCTTTTTAGCCAATGTTATTGGTATTTTCTTTTCATCGCTTATTGTGTGGGTAACCACCTATCTCACCATGCAAGGTATAGCCAATTAATAAGGCATAGCGATCAAAACATGGGCTTCTTGTGCATAAGATAGCCTCTTTTTATAGTGTGGTCATCAATAAATACTGCTACAAGGGCAAAAACGATTTGCCTTCCTTGATGTCGGACACTAAATCGCCAATGGTCGTGGTATTCATTTTAATAAAAAATTGTGTTTTAGTGGTACCCACCATATCATGTAAAGGACATGGATGATTTGCATTGCAGTCTTTTAAACTTAGAACACAAGAGGTTAATCGATCCTCACCATCGATTAGGTCTACTATTTTTATCAGTTTAACATTTCTATTTTCTTCACTTAAATAAAAGCCCCCATTAGGCCCTTTTACGGAGGATACAATATGATGTTTTGACAATTCTTGTAATATTTTAGATAAATACGCTTTGGGAATTGCTGTGGGTTCACTAATGTCTTTCGATTGTATTTTATTTTCAAAAGAAGCATTAACTGCCAAATATAGTACTGCCGTAAGTGCATATTTTGAAGAATTAGATAGCATTTTTTGTTTTTTTGAGCAAATATAGACATTTATAAAATTGCTGATTTTTAGAATATAAAGATTAAAAGACTTTTTTATCTTTTATATGATTTTTATCATGTTTTTTACTGAAATGTACGCGTAGTTTTGTGGTATTAATTTTAATACATACCGAAAGATGAAAATAGTTTTTAAAAGTCTAGCATTAGTATTTTCCGTTGTTCTTATGAGTTGTGGCGGAAAAGAAGAAAAAAAAGAAGGTTTTACCGTGGGTAGAACTAAAGCCGCAGAAAAAACAGCAGAAGCTCCAGCCGCTACCAACGACGTACCTGCTTCAAAACGTATTACTTTAGAAGAGAAGGGTGTGGGTCAGATTAAAAACATCACTTTAGATGCCGAAATTAATATGGAGATGGCAGCAGCAGGAGAGGCTATTTTTAAATCGAACTGTACGGCTTGTCACAAAGTAGACAAACGTTTTATTGGTCCTTCACCAAAGGGAATTCTAGAACGTAGAAGTCCAGAATGGATTATGAACATGATTTTAGATCCTAAACTTATGACCGAAGAAGATCAGTGTGCTAAAGATTTGTTGATCGAATTTAACGGTGCAGCGATGGCTAACCAAAATTTAACAGTGGATCAAACACGTGCTATTTTAGAATATTATAGAACGCTTTAGTAGATAATAGTTGTTAGAGGGTAGAACAAAGAATAGAGAGAAAAGAGTTGCGAATAAAGAATAAAGAGATTAGCGATGAAGTAAAAGCACACCTGGAAACCTAAAGTTTTTTTATAACTAGACTTAGTTTTTAATCTTTTTATCCAAAACTCAAAACTCAAAACTCAAAACCCAACACTTAAAACTTAAAACCCAACACCCAACACCTAAAAAAGAATATTAACTGAACATAAATAATAGAGACAATGAAAACAATCAACCTTAAATTATTATTTACCGTATGCTGTACTTTAGTACTGATAAGTTCCTGTAAAGAGGGAAATAAAAGTGAAACGAGTACAGACAATACTTCAACGGAGGCTGCACCGAATAAAGACAAAAAAGGGCAGGCTTTTATTGAAGATGATGGTTCAACACCAAATGTGTTACAAATTGCCATAGGCTCTCCTGATCATACAACTTTGGTCGCTGCTGTACAGGCCGCTAGTTTAGAAAATGCACTAGTGAATGCAGGACCCTTAATGGTTTTTGCGCCTACCAATGAGGCATTTGCAGCGCTACCAGAAGGTACCGTTGAAAACTTGTTAAAACCAGAAAATAAAGCAGCATTAGCCAACATTTTAAAGCACCATGTTACGGCTGGTAATTATGATAAAGAGTTCTTGAAAAAGTTTAAAAAGCTTGGGCAAGCCAACGATCAAAATACCACAGTTGAAGTAAAAGGTGATGATGTTTATGTTGGTGGCGCCAAAATTTTAGCAAGTGTTAAAGCGGGAAATGGAATTGTACATATCGTGGATAAAGTAATCTTACCACCATCAGAAGAAGAATAATAAATCAAATTAAAAGTCAACAACAAAAATTAACAAAATGAAAAATTATAAACATTATTTAGTAGCACTAATAGGCTCAGCATTGCTGTTTAGCTGCGGTAATCAGAATGGAAAGAGCTCTTCAAATGGTGCTCTTAATTCTAGTAATGCCGAAAAGGTGTATGTAGCACCAGGCGAGCAAGATGAATTTTACGCCTTTATGTCGGGGGGTTATAGTGGTAACCTTACGGTCTACGGTTTACCATCAGGTCGTATGTTTAAAGAGATTCCTGTTTTTTCTCAATTTCCAACCTCTGGGTATGGTTATTCTGAAGAAACTAAGCCTATGTTAGAAACCTCTTTTGGTTTTGTGCCATGGGATGATTCGCACCACCCTGATATTTCTCAGACAGAAGGTGTATTGGATGGTCGTTGGATTTTTATCAATGGAAATAATACACCACGAATCGCGAGAATTAGCTTAACTACCTTTGAAACGGAAGAAATTATTGAAATACCTAATAGTGCCGGAAATCATAGTTCTTCTTTTATCACCGAAAATACGGAGTATGTAGTAGCAGGAACTCGTTTTTCAGTGCCCGTTCCTCAGCGTGATATGCCGATTAATGAATACAAAAGTAACTTTAAAGGAGCACTATCCTTTATTAGTGTAGATCCAGAACATGGCCATATGGATATCAAATTCCAGTTAATGATGCCAGGTTTTAACTATGATTTATCGCACCCTGGTCGTGATAAGTCTCATGGATGGTTCTTCTTTACCACTTATAATACCGAAGAAGCAAATTCTTTACTAGAGGTGAATGCGTCTCAAAACGATAAAGATTTTATTGCAGCGGTAAACTGGAAAAAAATTGAAGAATATGTGAATAATGGCGGAGGTACTATGATGCCTGCTAATTATGCGCATAACGTATATGATGAGGCTACACATACCGCTACTTCTACTATGAAAAAAGAAGTATTAACAGTAGATCCTTTAAAAGTTCCGGGTGCAGTTTACTTTTTACCAACACCAAAATCGCCTCACGGTTGTGATGTGGATCCTACAGGTCAATATATTATTGGGAATGGAAAACTTTCTGCTGATTTAACAGTACACTCTTTTGATAAGATGATTGCGGCTATTGAAGGTAAAAAGTTCGATGGTGAAGCTTATGGCATTCCAATTTTGAAGTTCGAAGATATCTTAGCTGGTGTTGTCAAAAGTGGTGGTTTAGGCCCCTTACATACCGAGTTTGATGGTAAAGGAAATGCGTATACTACTTTCTTTATTACTTCAGAAGTAGTAAAATGGAAATTAGGTACTTGGGAAGTTATCGATAGAAAGCCTACATTTTATTCTGTAGGTCACCTCATGATTCCTGGAGGAAACTCTAGAAAACCATTTGGTAAATATGTCGTAGCCATGAATAAAATTACAAAAGACAGGTATTTACCAACAGGTCCAGAATTAGAACACTCTGCCCAATTATATGATATTACGGGAGAGAAAATGGAACTTATTTACGATTTCCCAACGCATGGAGAACCACATTATGCCGCCGGAATACCAGCGTCAATTTTAGCACCTAAATCTCAAAAAATATATCGATTAGATGATAACAAACACCCTTATGCAGCGATAACTCCTGATCAAACAAGAGTGGAGCGTAAAGGTAATGAAGTCCACATCTATATGTCTATGATTCGTAGTCACTTTACACCAGATAATATTGAAGGAGTAAAAGTAGGGGATAAGGTATATTTCCATATTACCAACCACGAACAAGATTTTGATGTACCACACGGTTTTGCCATGATAGGTCAAAATACTTCAGAGCTTTTAATTATGCCAGGACAAACAAAAACATCGGTTTGGGAGCCTAAAAAAGTAGGGGTTTGGCCATTTTATTGTACCGATTTCTGTTCTGCCTTACACCAAGAAATGCAGGGGTATGTTCGCGTATCTCCAGCAGACGCTAATATAGAACTCACTTGGACATTAGGAGAATAATCTTCTTTTAGAATTTCTTTTTTAAACTTAAAAAGCGGGTACGTTATATAACCTGCCCGCTTTTTTTTATACCACCACAAAACAACCTCCACCATTAAATCAACATGTAATTTAAAGTATCAAGTTATGAAAAAAGCGAGTATAGTAATGATGGTTGGTTCTTTGCTACTTCTTGGATTGTATTTCTTTCCATTATGGAATATTATGCTGGGAGCGCCACAGTATCCTGAACCTTTAGGGATGAATATCTATATAGATGGTATCAAAGGTTTTAATGAATTTGATATTCAAAATATAGACGGACTAAACCATTATATAGGAATGAAAACCCTTCCTAAGCCTGAAGATATGTGGGAATTTAGTGCTTTCCCTAAAGTTATAGGAGGCATGGTTTTTTTAGGCGTATTGATTGGTTTTTTAGGTTTTATGGGAAAAGTTAATCATAAGTGGTTTTTAGGTTGGCTCATTTTAATGTCTGTTTTAGGTGTTTTAGGCATGTATGATTTTAATGCCTGGATGACCGATTATGGTACCAATTTAGACCCACATGCTATTATGAAATTGGCAAATCCTGATGGTTCTCCCATGAGTTACAAACCACCATTAATTGGCAAAGCAAAAATGTTAAATTTTGATGTTGATTCTTGGCCAAGAGCCGGGGCTTATATGATGTTTTTGGGTATGTTATTAACTTTTGTTGCCTATATCATGGGTAAAAAAAGTAGGAACACAAAAACTAGCTAAAGCTTTTATTTTTATCATTTTACTTTAAAAAAATACTATGAAAAATTTTACCTATTTCTTCTTCGTCTTTGCTTTAATATACACGTCGTGTAGCATAAGTCCTGAGCCAATTGCTTACGGTTCAGATGGTTGTCATTTTTGTAGCATGACCATTGTTGACAAACAGTATGCAG
The sequence above is drawn from the Cellulophaga sp. Hel_I_12 genome and encodes:
- a CDS encoding COG2426 family protein, with the translated sequence MLWSLSPFGEAKVGIPFGMLKGLNIYLVFLLCFGANVLVFPMMLFFLDKINHYFLRWRFYKKSAIYVARKAKVGSGDKIKKYGFWGLMLFVMVPLPGTGVYAGSIATYLFKIEKKSAFLANVIGIFFSSLIVWVTTYLTMQGIAN
- the nosZ gene encoding Sec-dependent nitrous-oxide reductase, with protein sequence MKNYKHYLVALIGSALLFSCGNQNGKSSSNGALNSSNAEKVYVAPGEQDEFYAFMSGGYSGNLTVYGLPSGRMFKEIPVFSQFPTSGYGYSEETKPMLETSFGFVPWDDSHHPDISQTEGVLDGRWIFINGNNTPRIARISLTTFETEEIIEIPNSAGNHSSSFITENTEYVVAGTRFSVPVPQRDMPINEYKSNFKGALSFISVDPEHGHMDIKFQLMMPGFNYDLSHPGRDKSHGWFFFTTYNTEEANSLLEVNASQNDKDFIAAVNWKKIEEYVNNGGGTMMPANYAHNVYDEATHTATSTMKKEVLTVDPLKVPGAVYFLPTPKSPHGCDVDPTGQYIIGNGKLSADLTVHSFDKMIAAIEGKKFDGEAYGIPILKFEDILAGVVKSGGLGPLHTEFDGKGNAYTTFFITSEVVKWKLGTWEVIDRKPTFYSVGHLMIPGGNSRKPFGKYVVAMNKITKDRYLPTGPELEHSAQLYDITGEKMELIYDFPTHGEPHYAAGIPASILAPKSQKIYRLDDNKHPYAAITPDQTRVERKGNEVHIYMSMIRSHFTPDNIEGVKVGDKVYFHITNHEQDFDVPHGFAMIGQNTSELLIMPGQTKTSVWEPKKVGVWPFYCTDFCSALHQEMQGYVRVSPADANIELTWTLGE
- a CDS encoding fasciclin domain-containing protein codes for the protein MKTINLKLLFTVCCTLVLISSCKEGNKSETSTDNTSTEAAPNKDKKGQAFIEDDGSTPNVLQIAIGSPDHTTLVAAVQAASLENALVNAGPLMVFAPTNEAFAALPEGTVENLLKPENKAALANILKHHVTAGNYDKEFLKKFKKLGQANDQNTTVEVKGDDVYVGGAKILASVKAGNGIVHIVDKVILPPSEEE
- a CDS encoding Rrf2 family transcriptional regulator, with amino-acid sequence MLSNSSKYALTAVLYLAVNASFENKIQSKDISEPTAIPKAYLSKILQELSKHHIVSSVKGPNGGFYLSEENRNVKLIKIVDLIDGEDRLTSCVLSLKDCNANHPCPLHDMVGTTKTQFFIKMNTTTIGDLVSDIKEGKSFLPL
- a CDS encoding cytochrome c is translated as MKIVFKSLALVFSVVLMSCGGKEEKKEGFTVGRTKAAEKTAEAPAATNDVPASKRITLEEKGVGQIKNITLDAEINMEMAAAGEAIFKSNCTACHKVDKRFIGPSPKGILERRSPEWIMNMILDPKLMTEEDQCAKDLLIEFNGAAMANQNLTVDQTRAILEYYRTL